The Sulfurimonas aquatica genomic sequence ATTTCTACTAATGTCATGTTCATCAAATGATTATGAAAAACTCGAAATTTCTACAACCACATGGATAGGTTATACACCACTTTTTTATGCTAAAGAGAAGGGTTGGCTGAAGCCATTAAAGATAAAACTACAACATGTAAGCTCACTAAGTGAAAATTTATATCTTTATGATGCTGGTAATTCAGATGCTTATGCTGGAACTCAGTATGAGTATAAACTTCTTGTTAATAAAAAACCGACACTAATGCCAATCATACTTTTTGATCGCTCTAATGGTGGGGATGTTGTTATGAGTAATCTTACTATTTCACAACTAGAAAAAAAAGATGAAATAGATGTATATCTTGAGATGGACTCTATAAATAAGACAATCTTTGAAGATTTTGTTAAGGCATATAACTTACAAAATAAAAAAATTAACTATATTAATAATGATCAAGCTGCTATAGCTGAACTAGATGTGACAAATCTAACAAAACCTACTATAATTGTAACCTACACCCCGTATAATATAAAGCTAAAAAAGCATGGTTTTAAAAGTATCGCCTCGACGAAAGACTCCTTGAAACTTTTAGTTTTAGATGCTTTATATACAACACAAGAGACATACTTTAAGCATGAAGAACAGTTTAAAGAGTTGAAAAAACTCATTGACACTTCTATAGAAGTGTTAGAGAAAAATCCAAAAGAGTACTATAAGGGCATTAAGCCTTATATACTTGATTTAACATATGATGAGTTTACAAAAACAGT encodes the following:
- a CDS encoding ABC transporter substrate-binding protein encodes the protein MRYRVLLSLFMSAFLLMSCSSNDYEKLEISTTTWIGYTPLFYAKEKGWLKPLKIKLQHVSSLSENLYLYDAGNSDAYAGTQYEYKLLVNKKPTLMPIILFDRSNGGDVVMSNLTISQLEKKDEIDVYLEMDSINKTIFEDFVKAYNLQNKKINYINNDQAAIAELDVTNLTKPTIIVTYTPYNIKLKKHGFKSIASTKDSLKLLVLDALYTTQETYFKHEEQFKELKKLIDTSIEVLEKNPKEYYKGIKPYILDLTYDEFTKTVSDIVWINKDISKTLKARMKAAHFPSSGLL